A single Vigna radiata var. radiata cultivar VC1973A chromosome 8, Vradiata_ver6, whole genome shotgun sequence DNA region contains:
- the LOC106770085 gene encoding polygalacturonase-like, with product MKLLSTPLFKIPSILTFTQREIEETMALHLLLFLVAMFVPFADSTVPEDPISLFHEASPKDKNFIMQSTNVFNFKSFRKLAQISSSLKMVNVNDYGARGDGKSDDTLAFEKAWEEACSYEGAVFVVPQKNYLLKPITFSGPCKSNIAVQISGTLVASDNPSDYSEDRSHWLRFHSVEKLSVNGGGTIDGNGNIWWQNSCKTNPKLPCTKAPTALNFYQCNNLTVEDLTIKNGQQMLVSFERSQNVIASGLTVTAPEDSPNTDGVHITRTQNIQISNTVIGTGDDCISIENGSMNVQATKITCGPGHGISIGSLGSGNSKDFVSGVIVNGAKFSGTTNGVRIKTWQGGSGSASNIKFQNIEMDKVANPIIIDQNYCDQATPCEKQESAVEIRNVLYKNIKGTSASDVGVQFECSETFPCKGIVLQNIELELEDGEGAKASCNSVELSYRGDVNPQCP from the exons ATGAAACTTCTTTCAACACCATTATTCAAGATACCGTCTATTCTCACTTTCACACAAAGGGAAATTGAAGAAACTATGGCTCTCCACCTCCTTTTGTTCCTTGTTGCCATGTTTGTTCCTTTTGCTGATAGCACAGTGCCAGAGGACCCAATTAGCTTATTTCATGAGGCTTCTCCTAAAGACAAGAACTTCATCATGCAGAGTACAAATGTTTTCAACTTTAAGAGTTTTCGCAAATTGGCTCAAATTTCTTCTTCCCTTAAAATGGTTAACGTCAATGATTATGGAGCTCGAGGAGATGGTAAAAGTGATGACACTCTG GCATTCGAGAAAGCTTGGGAAGAAGCATGTTCATATGAGGGAGCAGTTTTTGTGGTGCCGCAGAAAAATTATCTACTCAAGCCAATCACATTTTCTGGCCCTTGCAAATCCAACATCGCAGTACAG ATCTCTGGAACCCTTGTAGCATCAGATAATCCATCAGATTACAGTGAAGACCGCTCACACTGGCTTAGGTTCCACAGTGTTGAGAAACTATCAGTTAATGGTGGTGGAACCATCGATGGAAATGGAAACATATGGTGGCAAAACTCATGCAAAACGAACCCTAAGCTT CCTTGCACGAAGGCCCCTACG GCGTTGAATTTCTACCAGTGCAACAACTTAACAGTTGAGGATTTGACGATAAAGAATGGGCAACAGATGCTTGTGTCATTTGAAAGATCTCAGAATGTTATAGCTTCTGGTCTCACTGTGACAGCACCGGAGGACAGCCCAAACACTGATGGAGTTCACATTACAAGAACTCAAAACATCCAAATCTCGAACACAGTTATAGGAACTG GCGATGATTGTATATCAATAGAAAATGGATCCATGAATGTGCAAGCCACAAAAATAACCTGCGGACCAGGCCATGGTATCAG CATCGGAAGCTTAGGGTCTGGGAATTCCAAGGATTTTGTTTCAGGAGTAATAGTAAACGGAGCTAAATTTTCTGGAACTACAAATGGAGTAAGAATTAAAACATGGCAg GGAGGTTCAGGAAGTGCAAGCAACATCAAGTTTCAGAACATTGAAATGGACAAAGTAGCGAACCCTATAATAATAGATCAAAATTACTGTGATCAAGCCACACCATGCGAAAAACAA GAATCTGCAGTTGAGATTAGGAATGTGttatacaaaaacataaaaggCACAAGTGCTTCTGATGTGGGTGTGCAATTTGAGTGCAGCGAGACGTTTCCATGCAAAGGGATAGTGTTGCAGAACATAGAGCTTGAACTTGAAGATGGAGAAGGGGCCAAAGCTTCATGCAACAGTGTTGAATTGTCCTACAGAGGAGATGTTAACCCTCAATGCCCATAG
- the LOC106771257 gene encoding probable galactinol--sucrose galactosyltransferase 2 encodes MTVTPMISINDGNLVVHGQIILSGVPDNIVLTPGTGKGLVTGAFIGATASNSKSLHVFPMGVLEDLRFLSCFRFKLWWMTHRVGTCGRDVPLETQFMLIESKDSKDYQENSPTVYTVLLPLLEGQFRAVLQGNDKNEIEICLESGDPAVQTNQGLHLVYMNAGTNPFEVINQAVKAVEKHMQTFRHRERKKLPSFLDWFGWCTWDAFYTDVTAEGVEEGLKSLSEGGTSPRFLIIDDGWQQIESKPKSDDDCLVQEGAQFATRLTGIKENTKFQKNGQSNDTISGLKHVVDEAKRCHNVKYVYVWHALAGYWGGVKPAASGMEHYDTSLAYPVQSPGVLGNQPDIVIDSLSVHGLGLVHPKKVFDFYNELHAYLASCGVDGVKVDVQNIIETLGSGHGGRVTLTRSYIQALEASVAQHFRDNGCIACMCHNTDGLYSSKQTAVVRASDDFYPGDPASHTIHISSVAYNTLFLGEFMQADWDMFHSLHPAAEYHAAARAVSGGPIYVSDKPGRHNFNLLKRLVLYDGSVLRAQLPGRPTVDTLFVDPARDGTSLLKIWNLNKCSGVVGVFNCQGAGWCKIQKKTRIHCPSPGTLTCSVCASDVDLIAQVAGADWNGDTVVYAYRSGEVIRLPKGASIPVTLKVLEYELFHFCPIKEIGPSISFAPIGLLDMLNVGGAVEHFDVDKECAGKATFIVKVRGNGRFGVYSSECPVKCVVAGNQTDFNYDSESGLTTFYIPVPEREMYLCQIQIHF; translated from the exons ATGACGGTCACTCCTATGATCTCTATCAATGATGGGAACCTGGTGGTTCATGGCCAAATTATACTGAGTGGAGTGCCAGACAACATTGTCCTAACTCCAGGAACTGGAAAGGGCCTTGTGACAGGTGCATTTATTGGTGCCACTGCTTCCAACAGCAAAAGTCTGCATGTCTTTCCCATGGGTGTCTTAGA GGATCTTCGATTCTTGAGTTGTTTCCGGTTTAAGTTATGGTGGATGACTCACAGAGTGGGAACCTGCGGGAGGGATGTCCCATTGGAGACTCAGTTCATGCTTATAGAGAGCAAAGACAGTAAAgattatcaagagaattctccaACAGTTTACACTGTTCTGCTTCCTCTCCTGGAAGGCCAGTTCCGTGCTGTTCTACAAGGCAATGATAAAAACGAGATAGAGATTTGCCTTGAGAGTG GAGATCCTGCTGTTCAGACCAATCAAGGCCTTCACTTGGTCTACATGAATGCTGGCACCAACCCCTTTGAAGTCATCAACCAAGCTGTCAA GGCTGTAGAAAAACATATGCAAACTTTCCGTCACCGTGAGAGGAAAAAA TTGCCATCTTTTCTTGACTGGTTTGGCTGGTGCACATGGGATGCTTTCTATACTGATGTCACAGCTGAAGGTGTTGAGGAAGGCCTCAAAAG CCTATCAGAGGGAGGTACAAGTCCAAGGTTCCTCATCATTGATGATGGTTGGCAACAGATTGAAAGTAAACCAAAAAGTGATGATGATTGTCTTGTACAAGAAGGAGCACA GTTTGCTACCAGGTTAACTGGtattaaagaaaatactaaatttcaaaagaatGGACAGAGCAACGACACAATTTCTGGTTTGAAGCATGTTGTAGATGAAGCAAAGCGATGTCACAACGTGAA ATATGTTTATGTTTGGCATGCTCTGGCTGGTTATTGGGGAGGAGTAAAGCCTGCAGCAAGTGGCATGGAGCATTACGACACTTCCTTGGCATATCCAGTACAGTCTCCTGGTGTGCTAGGAAACCAACCAGACATCGTCATAGACAGCTTGTCTGTTCATGGCTTGGGACTGGTGCACCCGAAGAAGGTTTTTGATTTCTACAATGAGCTTCATGCTTACTTAGCATCATGCGGAGTAGATGGAGTGAAGGTTGATGTGCAAAACATTATAGAGACCCTAGGTAGTGGACACGGTGGTAGGGTCACACTCACGCGCAGCTATATTCAGGCACTTGAGGCCTCTGTTGCTCAGCATTTTCGTGACAATGGATGCATTGCCTGTATGTGCCATAACACTGATGGCCTTTATAGTTCAAAGCAGACTGCTGTTGTGAGAGCATCTGATGACTTTTATCCCGGTGATCCTGCTTCCCACACTATTCACATTTCATCTGTTGCATATAACACACTTTTTCTGGGAGAGTTTATGCAAGCAGACTGGGACATGTTTCAT AGTTTACATCCAGCAGCAGAGTACCATGCTGCAGCCCGTGCAGTCAGTGGAGGTCCAATTTATGTTAG TGATAAGCCAGGAAGGCACAATTTTAATCTTCTCAAGAGACTGGTTCTGTATGATGGTTCAGTTCTCCGTGCTCAGTTACCAGGCAGGCCTACCGTTGACACTCTCTTCGTTGATCCAGCAAGAGATGGAACCAG CTTGCTCAAGATATGGAACTTGAACAAATGCTCTGGAGTGGTTGGTGTGTTTAATTGCCAAGGTGCTGGGTGGTGCAAGATACAAAAGAAAACCCGAATTCATTGTCCATCACCTGGGACTCTCACTTGCTCAGTTTGTGCCTCTGATGTTGACCTCATTGCTCAAGTAGCCGGTGCTGATTGGAATGGTGACACTGTTGTTTATGCCTACAGATCAG GTGAGGTGATTCGGCTGCCAAAAGGTGCTTCGATTCCTGTGACACTGAAAGTTCTGGAGTATGAACTTTTCCATTTTTGTCCAATCAAG GAAATTGGGCCAAGTATTTCATTTGCACCGATAGGGTTATTGGATATGTTAAACGTTGGAGGTGCTGTGGAACATTTTGACGTTGATAAAGAATGTGCAGGAAAAGCAACTTTTATTGTGAAAGTGAGGGGAAATGGCAGATTTGGAGTTTATTCTTCTGAGTGTCCTGTGAAGTGTGTGGTAGCTGGCAATCAAACGGATTTCAACTATGACTCAGAGAGTGGATTGACAACCTTTTACATCCCTGTGCCTGAAAGGGAGATGTACTTATGCCAGATACAGATCCATTTTTGA